One stretch of Candidatus Poribacteria bacterium DNA includes these proteins:
- a CDS encoding enoyl-CoA hydratase/isomerase family protein: protein MSTLKTTDTKPIISNADASLIDIGDGIARFELHSKLNIIGDGMLEMFDAALDEVETNYAGMIVATEAKHFSVGLDLILLLERAKSKNWEAISGTLRKLQTVCTRLRTVSKPVVAATVGMALGGGCELAFGADAVQAFTESRLGLVELRVGLIPGGGGTKEMALRCLDGQTLPAPIQDLFPHVNKAFDTIRESTISQNAAEAVKLGYLRRTDAISSNQETHLEDTKRLALSMHETGHNPPEPPQIFVLGEEGIVRLNLQTHLLRQADAIDDYTQHLANQLAYVLCGGALSAPQFVTEQYLLDLEHEVFLSLCGEEETHARIEATVQKGKK from the coding sequence ATGTCAACATTAAAAACGACAGACACTAAACCTATCATTTCCAATGCGGATGCCAGTTTGATAGACATCGGTGATGGCATCGCCCGGTTTGAACTGCATAGCAAGTTGAACATCATCGGGGACGGAATGCTGGAGATGTTTGATGCAGCGTTAGACGAGGTAGAAACGAACTATGCAGGGATGATCGTTGCTACAGAGGCGAAGCATTTTTCGGTGGGACTCGACCTTATTCTCCTGCTGGAGCGTGCCAAGAGCAAAAATTGGGAAGCGATTTCGGGGACACTCCGAAAACTACAAACTGTCTGTACACGGCTTCGGACAGTATCAAAACCGGTCGTCGCGGCAACAGTGGGCATGGCACTCGGCGGTGGATGCGAACTTGCCTTCGGGGCTGATGCGGTACAGGCATTTACGGAGAGTCGCCTCGGTCTCGTCGAACTTCGTGTTGGGCTTATTCCGGGTGGCGGGGGCACGAAGGAGATGGCACTCCGATGTCTGGACGGACAGACGCTGCCTGCGCCAATTCAGGACCTGTTTCCGCATGTTAATAAGGCTTTTGATACCATCCGAGAATCCACGATTTCACAAAACGCTGCAGAAGCAGTGAAGCTCGGTTACCTTCGCCGGACGGATGCTATCTCATCGAATCAGGAGACGCATCTCGAAGATACCAAAAGACTTGCTCTGTCAATGCACGAAACAGGGCATAACCCACCCGAACCACCACAGATATTTGTTCTTGGTGAAGAGGGGATCGTTCGTCTCAATTTACAAACGCATCTCCTTCGGCAAGCGGATGCTATTGATGACTATACGCAGCATCTTGCCAATCAATTGGCTTATGTCCTCTGTGGCGGCGCACTTTCGGCTCCACAATTCGTCACCGAACAGTATCTACTTGACTTGGAACATGAGGTCTTCCTCAGCCTTTGTGGGGAAGAGGAAACGCATGCAAGGATAGAAGCAACGGTGCAAAAAGGTAAAAAGTAA
- a CDS encoding cupin domain-containing protein, whose translation MSKQRPIILNEAELDWETWDDPDLAAKSPVRWKILISGERGPSSQLSTGIAEMTPGTLLPLHHHAPAETYYVISGHGYVTVDDHEASLSPGASVFIPSNAKHSLRCTGTENLVFLFTFAADRFDEIIYHFDV comes from the coding sequence ATGAGTAAACAGAGACCTATTATCCTCAACGAAGCAGAACTTGACTGGGAAACGTGGGACGATCCAGACCTCGCCGCCAAAAGTCCAGTGCGTTGGAAGATCCTCATATCGGGTGAACGTGGCCCCAGCAGTCAACTCTCTACCGGAATAGCGGAAATGACGCCAGGGACCCTTCTTCCGCTTCATCACCACGCCCCTGCAGAGACATACTATGTCATCAGTGGGCACGGGTATGTGACAGTAGACGATCACGAGGCATCACTCAGCCCGGGTGCGTCAGTCTTTATACCTTCTAACGCAAAGCACTCGCTCCGTTGCACAGGCACCGAGAATTTGGTTTTCCTGTTTACCTTCGCAGCGGATCGGTTCGATGAAATTATCTACCACTTCGACGTGTAA
- a CDS encoding thiolase family protein: protein MRTPSDVVIVSAVRTAVGRAGKGTLRNTRPDELAAAALRGAVEKLPQFDLEAIDDVIIGCATHEGPQGYNVARIASLRAGFPVSVPAITINRFCASGLETIAMGAEQILSGRAEIVIAGGVESMSQVPFGTNLSPNPTLIAHAPDAYLSMGLTAENLARKHSISRTAQDAYAYQSHRKAISAIDTGKFREEIVPFTVEETHLNSEGAPETNNSVFDMDEGPRRDTSPEALASLKPVFHVNGTVTAGNASQMSDAAAVVVLMSEARAEAEGYEPLARFVGYATVGVSPEIMGIGPVPAIPKALASAGLTLADIDVIELNEAFAVQALAVIEEAQLPPEKVNVNGGAVALGHPLGCTGTKLTVSLINEMRRQRHRYGMVTMCVGGGMGAAGIFLNPT, encoded by the coding sequence ATGCGAACGCCATCAGACGTAGTTATCGTATCTGCGGTGCGCACAGCTGTAGGAAGAGCGGGAAAAGGAACGCTGAGAAACACACGTCCAGACGAACTCGCCGCTGCTGCACTTCGTGGTGCTGTTGAGAAACTTCCACAATTTGACTTGGAAGCGATAGACGATGTCATTATTGGATGTGCCACGCATGAGGGACCGCAGGGATACAACGTCGCCCGCATCGCAAGTTTACGTGCTGGGTTTCCGGTTTCCGTCCCTGCCATTACGATCAACCGTTTCTGTGCATCCGGTTTAGAAACGATAGCGATGGGTGCCGAGCAGATTTTGTCTGGACGCGCCGAGATAGTAATCGCGGGTGGTGTGGAGAGTATGAGTCAAGTACCTTTTGGTACCAATCTTTCACCGAACCCTACACTTATAGCACATGCGCCGGATGCCTATCTCAGTATGGGATTAACTGCTGAAAATCTGGCGCGAAAACATAGTATATCTCGCACTGCACAGGACGCTTATGCATATCAGAGTCATCGCAAGGCGATCTCGGCGATTGATACAGGCAAATTTCGAGAAGAAATTGTTCCGTTCACAGTAGAGGAGACGCATCTCAATTCAGAAGGTGCTCCTGAAACGAACAATTCTGTCTTTGATATGGATGAGGGACCCCGCCGAGATACATCGCCAGAAGCGTTGGCATCTCTCAAACCCGTTTTTCATGTAAACGGAACTGTAACCGCTGGCAACGCCTCCCAGATGAGTGACGCTGCCGCCGTTGTCGTCCTCATGTCCGAGGCGCGCGCGGAAGCGGAAGGTTACGAGCCTTTGGCTCGCTTTGTCGGCTACGCCACAGTGGGTGTATCGCCCGAAATCATGGGAATCGGACCTGTGCCTGCAATCCCGAAAGCACTTGCGTCGGCAGGGTTAACTTTAGCAGATATAGACGTTATAGAACTCAATGAAGCATTTGCTGTGCAAGCCCTCGCCGTAATTGAAGAGGCACAGTTGCCCCCCGAAAAAGTAAACGTCAACGGCGGGGCAGTTGCGTTAGGACATCCTCTCGGTTGCACCGGAACAAAACTCACCGTGAGCCTGATTAATGAAATGCGTAGGCAACGTCACCGATACGGCATGGTAACGATGTGTGTCGGCGGTGGTATGGGTGCCGCCGGTATTTTTCTAAATCCGACGTAG
- the ilvD gene encoding dihydroxy-acid dehydratase, whose translation MSDKLKPRSYAITDGPDRAAARTMLMFGDGGLSPDDLDKPIIGVANTWIEIGPCNFHLRRLAAKVKEGIRAAGGTPLEFNTVSISDGITMGTEGMKTSLISREIIADSIELVSIGNMFDAVVALCGCDKTVPGTVMALARLDIPSLTLYGGSIMPGNFQGRDVTIQDVFEAVGQHAEGTITVEELDDLISKGCPGPGACGGQFTANTMATAVEMLGIAPMGSGSVPAVAEEKDQEAYKAGQLVMDMLANDRRPSQIITRKSLENAITSVAATGGSTNGVLHLLAIAYEAQIPLTLEDFHAISQRTPVLADLKPGGQFVATDLYEAGGIPFLAKRLAEAGLLHTDELTVTGKTIGVEANAATETEGQQVVRPVNAPLKPTGGFAILRGNLAPDGCVIKLAGQDRTLHRGPARIFEREEDTFAAIKGGEIKPGDVVVIRYEGPTGGPGMREMLGVTAAIVGAGLSEDVALLTDGRFSGATHGFMICHVAPEAARGGPIAILQEGDEIVIDAKERRLDVQLSDTEIQARFEQWTSPEPRYARGVMAKYASSVSSASEGAVTG comes from the coding sequence ATGTCCGATAAGTTGAAACCCCGAAGTTATGCGATTACTGATGGACCCGACCGCGCTGCTGCACGCACCATGCTCATGTTTGGCGATGGCGGGCTTTCCCCTGACGACCTTGACAAGCCGATTATCGGGGTTGCCAATACATGGATCGAAATCGGTCCCTGTAACTTCCACTTGAGAAGACTTGCCGCCAAGGTCAAGGAGGGTATCCGCGCTGCAGGCGGAACACCGCTTGAATTCAACACCGTTAGTATCTCTGATGGTATCACGATGGGCACTGAAGGTATGAAAACCTCACTTATCAGTCGGGAAATCATCGCTGATTCTATTGAGTTGGTTTCCATCGGCAACATGTTTGATGCTGTCGTTGCCCTCTGTGGGTGCGATAAGACCGTCCCCGGTACCGTCATGGCGTTGGCACGGTTAGATATTCCGTCGCTCACGCTCTACGGCGGTTCAATTATGCCCGGCAACTTTCAGGGACGCGATGTCACCATCCAAGATGTATTTGAAGCAGTCGGGCAGCACGCAGAAGGCACAATAACCGTCGAAGAATTGGACGATCTCATTAGTAAAGGGTGTCCGGGGCCGGGGGCATGTGGTGGACAATTTACCGCCAATACCATGGCAACAGCCGTTGAAATGTTAGGTATTGCCCCGATGGGAAGCGGAAGTGTCCCCGCCGTTGCAGAAGAAAAGGATCAGGAAGCATATAAAGCGGGGCAGCTTGTCATGGACATGCTCGCTAATGACCGGAGACCGAGTCAGATTATCACCCGTAAGTCGCTTGAAAACGCGATTACCTCTGTCGCTGCAACGGGTGGTTCTACGAATGGCGTTTTGCATCTCCTCGCTATCGCATACGAGGCACAGATTCCGTTGACACTTGAGGACTTCCACGCGATTAGTCAAAGAACCCCGGTATTGGCGGATCTCAAACCCGGTGGGCAGTTTGTCGCCACCGATCTCTATGAAGCGGGAGGCATTCCGTTCTTGGCAAAACGCTTGGCAGAAGCAGGCTTGCTCCACACTGACGAACTTACGGTGACAGGTAAAACTATCGGTGTAGAGGCAAACGCAGCGACCGAAACTGAAGGACAACAAGTCGTTAGACCGGTAAATGCCCCGCTCAAACCGACGGGTGGTTTCGCCATCTTGAGGGGGAACCTTGCCCCAGACGGGTGTGTTATCAAGTTAGCCGGACAGGACAGAACGCTCCATCGCGGTCCCGCACGTATCTTTGAACGTGAAGAGGATACCTTTGCCGCGATTAAAGGTGGAGAGATTAAACCGGGTGATGTTGTCGTTATTCGTTATGAGGGACCCACCGGTGGTCCCGGTATGCGCGAGATGTTGGGCGTAACGGCAGCGATTGTCGGTGCGGGTTTGAGCGAAGATGTTGCCCTCTTAACCGATGGCAGGTTCTCTGGCGCAACACACGGTTTCATGATTTGCCACGTCGCTCCCGAAGCAGCAAGAGGCGGTCCGATTGCTATCCTTCAAGAGGGGGACGAAATTGTAATTGATGCAAAGGAACGAAGACTCGATGTTCAACTCTCCGACACGGAAATTCAAGCACGCTTTGAACAGTGGACATCCCCTGAACCGCGCTATGCTCGCGGTGTTATGGCAAAGTATGCCAGTTCGGTTTCTTCTGCCTCTGAAGGGGCTGTGACAGGATAA